TATTTGAATACCGATCAAAAAAAATCAACTTTTTTTGCGGATTTAAATCACGACGGACAAGCCCAAATAGTGAATTTGATGAACCCCTCAGCTTATGCCCCAACGTGTATTTATTATAATTCAAGAGAAGGTGGATATGGTATTGATCAATTTAATTATCGTGGTCACTGGTTAAAATACGGCCAAGTTATTATTGGAGATTATAATAACAATATCCAAGATGAAATTTATGCTTTTAATCGTGTAGAAGATTCTGTATTTTTAAATATTACGGAAGTAATGTTGAAGAACGGCTTAGATAGGCGTGATATTTTTATTGATTTAGTCCCCGCTTTTAAAGAGAATGAATATGACGTAGCGTTAGCCGGAGGAGAACTGCACGATATTGATAATGACGGGAATAAAGAATTATTATTTGCTCTTCTTGCAGGATATTCCAAAAGCCCAAGAGCGTTTTATGTCTATGATATTGATGTGGATAGTATTTATCGATCGCCAAAATCTGGTTCAGGACTCATAGGCGGACTCAAGTTTAAAGATGTAAATAATGATGGTTTCCCGGAAGTATTAGGTGTTATAACGGCGCCCTATAATTATCATTTGCCAATTCCTTATCCAGATAGCAGTTCTTGGTTAATGGTTTACACCAAAAATTCGGAGTTTTTATTTCCTCCTGTTGAGCTGCCGCACCCATATTCTAATTTTATCTCTGACTTTATAGAACTTGAAAATGAAACCTATATTTTAAGTTTATGTCAGTATCAGTTACTAAACGAGAAAATTTACACTAACGAAATCAGACTCTATGATTTGCAGGGGAATTTGCTTAAAACGAGGATTCCGGCAACCAAAAATCCGCAGGAAAAAATAAGTGCCATTTGTTTTGATAAAAGAAAAAGCGAAACACGTTTAATATCTAATAAAGGGGGCGTTTTTGAACTTGATAAAAAATTAAATTTGAACAAAATCCACCAATTATCTATTGAAGATGACGAAATCATATCTTTATTTTATAATCAAAGTATTGATTTAGATGGTAATGGGTTTAATGAGTATATATTGAAATCGAGCAAAGGCGACTTGATGATTTTGAGTGACGATTTAAAACACCTAAATCGACTTAAGATTAATGCTTTACCAATTCGACCTAAAATCTCTGTAGCCTTAATGCCAAATGAAAAAGCTGTTCTTGGAATTTCCACAAAAGATGCTTTTATAGAATATCGCTATTATAAAAATCCTTATACTTGGTTGAAATTCCCTACAATTACATTCGTTTTTTTATTGAGCTATTTGTTATTTT
This DNA window, taken from Bacteroidales bacterium, encodes the following:
- a CDS encoding histidine kinase, with translation MNLSKNDFLSKLFHPITLALLVSLVSVWFIFPQFEVYVLEEVSNTYLNTDQKKSTFFADLNHDGQAQIVNLMNPSAYAPTCIYYNSREGGYGIDQFNYRGHWLKYGQVIIGDYNNNIQDEIYAFNRVEDSVFLNITEVMLKNGLDRRDIFIDLVPAFKENEYDVALAGGELHDIDNDGNKELLFALLAGYSKSPRAFYVYDIDVDSIYRSPKSGSGLIGGLKFKDVNNDGFPEVLGVITAPYNYHLPIPYPDSSSWLMVYTKNSEFLFPPVELPHPYSNFISDFIELENETYILSLCQYQLLNEKIYTNEIRLYDLQGNLLKTRIPATKNPQEKISAICFDKRKSETRLISNKGGVFELDKKLNLNKIHQLSIEDDEIISLFYNQSIDLDGNGFNEYILKSSKGDLMILSDDLKHLNRLKINALPIRPKISVALMPNEKAVLGISTKDAFIEYRYYKNPYTWLKFPTITFVFLLSYLLFYLLVKVQKQKLEKRYKAEKQISKYQYQGLRNQLDPHFTLNILNAIQSLFYQKDFDKAKGLLSKYGKLNRNALQNAEKIAISLEDELDFVENFLALEKFRYEERFDYFIKVDKAIDTEQVQLPRMLIHTFAENAIKHGLFPKGKGGFLKIEVKENEKNIQINIEDNGVGRAKSKELKTTNNGKGLGIIKELVKLYNKLQKTKITYNTIDLFEEEKAVGTRVEVLLPTKAQKN